gctaccacgtggcagtgtggGGGCCACCtaaagtaggtgagtcacctacttagcccaagtaggtgtgtcacctacttagcccaagtaggtgtgtcacctacttgtcacctgcttgcttcatttccgtgggttcgtaatctcttcttacTTTAAAAGCCTatatattccttgctacttaagctcgacgtgtactcaagtagcttaattacgtaggacatccaagttggtaacttacgcaagtagatcgggtcctacgactcattactttggcctccaactccttccggattcttataaccctatttccaatcttccttattatggtgtatctcattctcatttctttagagttatttgatagtgtggtagatagaggtcacgtggcaacttttaagaagcttaagaaagtgTTCTGATGTACAAAAGAACGGGGCATAACAGTACTAAGCATGTAGGCAAGCAATTCAATGAAAATGGTAAAACATCATATGACAAAGTACATAAGTACCTGCATGCATAAGCAATTGAtatgaataatacttgaaacGTTCATTTTTTGGGAAGATGACTacaactgacatttaagacaattgcgagctattatatggaatctaacataacctCATACAGGGAGTCTACTTGTCGTGTAAAGCTCCGtcaaacttcattcatttctttaacattttgagctatttgtggatccactagcctaagcttACAAGGGTTCtaatgttggcacatagttaatgagacaaggggttgctactaggatccccttaccgaatcccacctcaatgccccttTCGGTGCTAattcaatcccacggaatagtttaatataacataagaccaaaatcatttacatagctttaAATCATCAAAGCATCATTAGATATAATAGCTCATTAGAACTCTTCTTTGATTCACcagtgagaattggcctttcacaagtggaatacatcatttcataatcatttcatcattcttttatttcataagactccttttgatcatagacatttgctttcataaacattcattttggagtcaaaactttcattcaaacttcattgaaacatagtgaaactaggtgggttctattcaatcaactttcaaatcatttaaatcaatTCTAGCATGCACATGGGTAGTgtaatgcatcaattaaaacaaGCTTGAGACAACCCACCAATtcactttaaaacccttttcatgCTTTACCAATtcactttaaaacccttttcatgctttcatataagtacatttgataaatcaaccatttcatgaatttagagtcaatataagctaagatagataaataaacttcaaatattcaagaatctatacatttgaaatcataaagtgaaaacccataaaattcaccATTCAAAATTTAAGTTGCTAGGTTagaaaaatacttgggctccatgggtggaagaactcatgaatgtgtaacatccctcaaaatgctcacaagtgccttaagaatgccttgggaataggcctcTCATGTAATGTAATATCAttaatctttttggcaaattcgagtttggaatatcgattagggggtcaaaacctgcgggaaaatagtctcggtggatttttaggacccgtatatcgaaagatagattttcaaGGAAATTGCGCAAAACAGTAAGGTGTGCGGCAAGTCCGCTTCGCGCACTGGATCGCCTCCGCGTGGCGGACCTGGCAATGTgtttttggccgaatttagtttttagtaagggcactttaaactttttcccaaatttttagttaatgaacctagacatttttagcaACTAgttcagctctataaattaacctaaacctctacttctattcattcttctacaattcacctactcaaatatttctctctttacaaaagactctcaagtgctctattgaagacttcaagtaaattcagtCAAGCTCTCCagcaaaactctcaagttcttccaaattatttgatgttctcacttaaggtatgtgggtattgattcatggatcctttcatccatgaagctcaatcaatttctcgaggttttctatcaaattaaagtatggtattttatggattttatgatctttattcctattgcatgagtgagtctattttgatataaattgatggttattgcattgaattgaaaagtttttcatgaattctcctattttgatttctagggttcatgatgtaaaatataagTATTTTCAAATATACTTCCTAATGGtattatttatatgaattatgtatgagctgatataaagtatatgatcatgcatgttttcaagtcaatttcatgattttcaagtcaattgatcatgcattcatgtcttaccctaatttcaagtataagctaggatcatgaatttccaagtatgaattatgtctatgtatgtatgatttgtaatgtggaaagACAAtgcccgcattgcacttatgttatgaaaatgagctactctatgatttcaaacctatgatatatgtaattatgatttctatgctatgtatgtattccgtgagatttgacttagcaccgagtggacttgaggtggggactctACCAAaagtcctagtagcaacctcgtgtctcttaaactatgtgccaccgtagatTTCCTTCTGGGCAGGATAGACCCTACGGATGGTCCTTACGACTCGTAGGactttctacgagtcgtataTAGGACTAGTCCTGCAAGGTCTGAGAAAGACCCTGAGGAATGACCCTCAGAAGTTTCTCTACGAATTATTTCTTTGAGTCATAGTCTTGACAACGAGTCTTAGACTCGATTCATCCTACAGAGTTTGGACGACCTACAAATCCATGCCTTTATGGTTTCTTGACGAGTCATTTCTGCGACTCGTCTaaacttctacgagtcgtaacaTGGACCCATAACCCACTCCTTCCCTTAGACAAATTGACAACCTCAACCTCAGTCATACAAGCcactcctacgactcatagatcGAGTCATAGAACCCAATTCCAGTCCACTTTCCAGAATTTTGCTTCgttttgacttttcaaattatggggtcttacaatatctccccttgggaacatttgttcttgaatgagattcaactagcatagaaaggacatggaatgaggactagcaacccaacatgaatacaatgacattttgaaatgcatagaacatgagatctttaaacttagcataaaaatgactttaaaatcaactttatgaacatgcatgcgcatgaagacttaggaaaaactgaaacgtaggagtcTTTAACAATTTGAGCGTAAATAgtttagtaccttaggcttgagtagaatgaaagagatgagggtattgCTTCATCTTAtctgcttccgcttcccatgtagcactttcaacttgtttattcctccaaaggactttgacggatgcaacttccttgttcctcaatctcttaactttccggttcaaaatttcaatcgggacatcttcataggtcaagttttcatcgacattcactacttccaaaggcacaatggaactcGGATCACCCAcgcatttcctcaacatagacacatggaacaccggatgaatagtggtcatttccaaaggcaactccaactcataagcaaccttgccaatacgtctcaagattttataaggccctacatacatGGGGCTCAATTTCAtcttcttaccaaaccgaactacacccttcatgggtgaaatcttcactacaagaaaaataacttttagcaaAGGGAAATTTGGTCGCTAAAAGTCTTGATCCAGTCGTTATTCgtcaataacaacaaaaaataatccGGTCGCCGCCGGTCGTTAAAAGCTCCATCGTTAAAAGTTTATGACCGGATTTCAATTCTGGTCGTTAAAACTCTTTAGTGACGACAAAAAATCCGATCGTGATACCTTCTTTTAACGACCAAATTTCCCTACGTTGATTGTTATTTCCGTCGTTAAAAACCTTTAGTTACGACTATAAATCTGGTTGTTATAATTATCTATAACAAAATTTTACCTGGTTCATTGTCTGTTAACTTACAACAACTACAAAAAatgtttataaaaattaaatattaatcaaaacaTACTTTTAGCTCTTGACCTATTAAAAGAAAATGAGGAACGCTCAAGTTTCTGACAAACATATACATGCACATCATACATCACAAGGCCAGTGTAAAACATTGGTAAACAAAAAAGTGCATCAGAAACATCATATTCTACAACTTATGGGGTAAATAGAATGCAACAGTTTGAGGAATACAATGATCATATATAATTGAAGGAGCAACATGGTATGGATCAGTTGCGCTGCACACATACTTTTATACTCCTCCTTCCTTCGAGAAAGATAGTAGGGTTCTTCTCAAAAAATACTAAGATGTTCAGTATCTCAAAAAAGTACATCAAACtgatggaagaaatcaaaatcaGAAATAGTACACGGCTGAGGGTACTCAAACTGGTAAAGATGACAACCAAGGTTATTTGTTTCAATTTCTGGGTAGCCTTCCAATGTAACTGGCCTCCTAACTTCCATGTCTGCTGCTTCATCCACAACTGCATTAATAGAAACAATATCCCTCGTTTGTTTTTCTTCCCATGTAACAATAGTCATGTTACTCTTCTCTGATGAATTACAAACATCAGGCGATGGTTTGTCAGcatcaatattatttttcatctcattttctttggctttcTTCACAAATATCCTTTTTCTCCTCTTCATCAAGGCATCAGTTTTCACTCCCAAATGCTTCTTTAAGTGAGTGTGGAacaaattttttatttggttatCTGTTCTTGCAGATAATCTTCCTGCAATAGCTGACCATCTgtacataatatatacataaagtGTAGATAATCTCTTTTCAAATCATTCcaaaaaagatttaaaacataattaaaagcTAGAAATTTATTTGTCACACCTATTCCCAAGTTCCTGATAAATTTTGATGACAATTTTGACTTCTTCTATGGTAAAGGGTCCTCTCTTAACACAGGGCAAAGATAGTTCATCCATCGAAGTCTACAAATTTTCCTCTTTCTTGAAAGTCCTGCAAGATAATAGTTATTATCTTAGAAGTTCACtttctttaatttgttcaagaaaattgggattaagaaaaaattaaaggtAACTTTATGAGATATAACTATTAGTTGAGTGATCATCTGATAAATCGATTCTAATATTACATGTGTATAATATCAGTAGATCGAACATATTTGAAATGAAAACAAACCAGCAAATTTAGGCATATGGCTCCAGTTCCAAATGCCAAATCTCATAATATATAAGATTTCAATTTTTGGTCTTCCTCTGCTGACTATGCCCCCTTATTCCTCTCCTCCAACAATAGATAACCAACCCAAAAAGAACATCCAATGTACCTAGTAAACTTAATCCAAAACATCAATCTAATATATTAGTATCCAATATTGATAGCATAATAGGTCAATTCTCTAGACAGCTTCACCATTTTTCAGGTCAAGTCAAATATAGAAAAGATTAGTACATTTACTATAACTATGCCTAAATTCCAAACAAGTTAGGATGGAATATTTACATTAATTAAGGAAAAAAGTCTTAAGTTTGACAGACCTCAAACCATTTTCTAAAACTGCATACCATATAAGTAGAGCTCATCCACAGATCCTAACATAATATACATTACTCCAGTCTTTACTCTTTCCATGCTCTCTTCTTATCTCACTGACTGTTTTTTTGTGGAAAATCTTGGCCTGGAGGAGCTTGATTTCTTTTATGTGTCCGCTTCATATGACAAGGGTTGCAAGCCTTGTAAATCATGCTCAGAAGtatatccaattttttttaatattcaacCATTCTTCTAAAAATGTGATGGAAATCCTATGTGAGATAATGATTAACAAGATGTTAGCGTAATACACATTGGAGCAGAAGATTTAACTATGACTAGAGAGATCTGAACAATCAGTGTGTACCCTTAGTAGGTACAACTGGCACATAGTGTTTAGCTACATCAGCTACATTTCATTCAAGACAAGTACGAATGTGAGAGTAACGTAATGTCATTAATGATCAATCTTCCTATTTTCACAAGTTATGATAAGAAGAAGACGCTTACTGGCTCCACTGGTAACGATATTAAAATTGCACCAACAAATTCACCAGGACCCACTATTTTCAAGTTGGATTCGAACACAATGTTGCACTCGCTAAGGAATGAAACAGTACAAAACGGGCACACAAAATCATGATTGTTAATATGTGGTGGTATGCAATCGCCCTCTTCATAAATGTTGATAATACATTTGTCTGGAACACAAGTCGAAGGCATCACATGCCACCTTACAAGCCATCTAATCATGACCTTCAAAAGATCAGGCAATGGATCAACAATTCCACTTTTGAGGATCCCTGGGGATTGCCACTCTTATCCTGGCATAAAGAAATTCAGTCATCAGGCCACCTGTGATTAACCCATATGCCACATCCCAATCATAGAAGAAGGTTGTCAACTCAgctgggggggggggggggtctttTGTTACAGATTATTGTTCACCTAATAAcacataatataaattttaaggcACTCAGTTATGTGTGGAGAAAGAGGGATGAAAGATAAGATTGTAAAATGCTTATTGGTGCATAGTTGTAACAACAGCAAAGTTGGATTGTCACACGCCCTTTGCCCCTCATCCACTTTGTTAGTGCCGTATAAGTCCTCTCTAGACAATCACCATAGACAGGTAAGAGCCATGAGATAACTAAAAATGACAGAAATAACTTTACAaacaaatttaaagagaaaGCTCAAAGAGAAGAAATTCTCGTCATAACAAGtataaaggaaaaataatacTAAGATCGAACTAATTAATGGAGTGAGTCACAAGGAAGACaaattgacacaatatattatGGTAAAATTACTGAATTAGAATAGAATATTTTTAAAGGAAGGTGCCCATGTCATTCTTATAGAAAATGACAAATTAGCCAAACAGAGAAAATGTGCACCTTGTAAAACTACTTGCACATATTTTCAGATGAAAACTCATAGTTATGCCTCAACCTTTATTTTTCCAACTTCTTCTTTCATATACCATACTCAACAAAATTCTACGATATCTTTGTCAATGTTTTCAACCAGGGAACAGTTTCTAAGTTGAATCAAAAAAAGATGGTGCTAAATCTAgttatatttgttatttaccATTAAAGAAATGGACCTTAAGTctaactcaacctcaaaagcTAGATCAAGAATTATGGATTACCCAAGACCATATAAAAGATCAAATAACCCTTGAACCATCGATGTAGGACTCAATACACCCCACACGCCCAAGACTGGACATCTAGAATGTGGACAATATAAGACGGGGGACCCAACATTGGAAACA
The sequence above is a segment of the Solanum dulcamara chromosome 11, daSolDulc1.2, whole genome shotgun sequence genome. Coding sequences within it:
- the LOC129873140 gene encoding transcription factor MYB15-like translates to MDELSLPCVKRGPFTIEEVKIVIKIYQELGNRWSAIAGRLSARTDNQIKNLFHTHLKKHLGVKTDALMKRRKRIFVKKAKENEMKNNIDADKPSPDVCNSSEKSNMTIVTWEEKQTRDIVSINAVVDEAADMEVRRPVTLEGYPEIETNNLGCHLYQFEYPQPCTISDFDFFHQFDVLF